The sequence below is a genomic window from Phoenix dactylifera cultivar Barhee BC4 chromosome 8, palm_55x_up_171113_PBpolish2nd_filt_p, whole genome shotgun sequence.
AAGGCTGCTTCCAGAAAGAAGGCGAGCCAAAAAGCCCTTGCCATTGTCATCTTTGTTACTGCTGCAACTGCTTAAATTGCTTATAAGAGACCAATGAGTCTCAAAATTAGGAGAATACCCAGCTTGTTGCATTTCATGCAAAACTTCTGATGCCTTTTCCAGATCGTTGTTAGCATAGTACCTATTGATAACATGGTTATACATGCTGTAAGTGGGAATTGAACCATACTGGAGCATTTTCCCTAAAATTCCTTTGGCATCGTCAGTTCTCCCAATAGCACAAAGGCCAAAAATGAGTGCTTCACTGGACTCTTCACTTGCTGCAAGGTTCTTGTACTGCATTTCAGCATGGAAATCAAGAGCGTGATCAAATGCTTTGCAATTGCAGAGCCTGTGAATGACTGAACTGTAACTGATATCACTTGGAAGGTTTCCCTTCTTTAACATTACATTCAGCAGATCAATTGCTTTCTTTATGCCCCCATGCACACAAAATTGCTTAATTAGAAGGTCATAGTGAATGTTGTTGGGTATCAGGTCCTTTTGCTTCATTCGATCCAAAAGGAGTTCTGCTTCACAGAGCCTACCACATGAAAGAAGACGCCCGGCAAGTACATTTTGAACCACAGAACCATGCTTCCAGACATTACACTCCATCTCCTTACTGAGTTCTAATGCTTTGTCAACTTTTCCATTACTGCACAGATGACAGATTATTGTTCTGAGGCTACGATTGCTTGGTCTTAGGCCTTTGGCGATCATGGTATTCAGAGCTTCAACTGATGTGGAGGCATCGCCACACTTCAAGAAACCGTAAACAAGGAAATCATAAGTGTTTTTATCTGGATTTATGTGTTTATCATGCATGTTCCTTAAAAGAGATTCAACAAGCAAACTATTTCCTGTCTGAAAGAGACGAAATATTAGAATGTTACATAGAATCAGTTCCCATGGATTTTTTCCCAGGTTCAGTTTCTTCGCGCTCAATGCACCATGTAGATGACCATGTGCACACATTTGACGTACCAAGCTTCGATATCCTGAAATTGAAAGATTAATATGCGTTCTTACCATGACACTGAGTATCTCGCGTGCCTTCCTCAAATTGTTTTCTTGACAGTATCCTTGCAACAAAGCATTTAAAGTATTACCATCTGGAAGTATTCCATTAATTAGCATTTCTTGCAACTGCAAGGTTGCCTCTTTTATTTTTCCAGTCCTGCATAACTCACTCACCATGGTTCCAAAAATAGAAACACGAGCTTGCTGTTTCTTACTGAGTAGAGATTGCTTCAAATTCATTACTTTTTCAACACTTCCAAATCTAATTAACAAAGGCACTATTAGTTGATACACATGTGCAGAAGCGGTTATGTTTTTCTCAAGTAATATATCAAATATTCCAAGTGTTTCAGCAAAATTTTGCTCCTTTAAGAACCCATTTATTAGATTCACATAGACTGCCTGATCAAATACTAGATCCCTCTGGAGAAGTTCCTCCAACAATGTACACCCGACACTCGTATAGCCTGATATACATAATTCTTTGAGAAAGGCACTGTAAATAGCACGAATCAAGTTAGGGTAATTCTCCACCATTTTATCGAAAAGCTCTAGAACTTCTTTAATCAAACCCCACCTACATAGAAAACTTACGAGCACCTTAGTGTCCTTAAACTCAGGTAACCACATGCCTCTTTGTGCTAGTTCCCAGAAATGCTGAAGTTTGTTAATTTCACCTTCTTTGCTGAAACCCATGATAAGAGCAGTATATACatcattgtcaaccagcagcCCTCTTCTGAACAGTCTCTCCAAAATCAACTTCACATCAGATGTCATTCCTTTTTTGAGTAATGCCCATTTAAGTAGATTAAGAGCCTCACAGCCAAGCTGATCACATGAATCTGGCATCTCATCTGTAAGACTtacagcttcttctatgtgggTTGGGGATGCACATAAAGTTTTCAGTAATTCAAAGTAGCCAGACACAGACAAATTCTGCCCCCACTGAACAGCTTCTTCTCTGACCTTGAGAGCACCCTCTACATTCCCCCGGCGACATTCCTTGATTAATGCAGAATCAAAATCAGGGATCATCGCACTATCAAGGATCTGGGTTAAGGACTTGTCATACTCATCAATATCAGTTTCTAGGTAGAGTCCATTGCCAAGAGAATCAAAGAATTCAGCCTTTGCAAGTCCAAGATCATTATCCCTCTTCACCTTCACATTCAAATTATCAAGACCCAAAATCTTGAAGGTTTTGGAAAGAGCATCATCTGAAGGAGCCAGAGAAACAATACCATGATTGTTCATTTCATCAATAACCTGTTTAACTTCATCAAATTTTCTGTGTATACAATATCCTGCCAAAAGAATTCTGAATGTTGATAAGTCCGACAATAGCCCTTTCTCAAGCATATCCTCAAACACATATTTTGCATGTTTACACAGTCCCTGTTTAAAAATCCCACTAATTAGGGCATGGTAAGCATAAGCACTGGGTTTTAGACCCCTAGAGAAACATTCTGATAAATAAACAAATGCATTTCTCAACTTCTTCTCTCTGCAACTCTGACAAATAAATATTCCAAAGGTCACAGCATCTGCCTTAAAGCCTAAAGCCTCCAACCTTTGTACAAATAACCATGCCTCTTCAGTCCCCAGATTGCTGCACACAGAAGAAATTATTTTATTGCAAATACAATTTTCAGGGATGTGCTCCCGTTCTTCCAAAAATTTAATCATATCACTGAAATCTTTTTTCTTACAAAATCCCTCAGCAATTGCAGAGAGAGCCATAGGGCTGGCTTCAGTCCCAGAACCGTTTACTTGCTTAAGTATAGATATAGCTTCAAGAATCTGCCCATTCTTGGTCAGTTCTCCAATAACGAAATCTAAAACCCGGTCATCAGAATGTGACCCAAATCCAACATCTATCATATTCTTATAGACTCTCACAACTGACTCAGACTTCTCCATTCTGATCAAAAGGTTAAGAAGAGCATGATAGCACGATGCAGAAGGGACTAAGCCCATGTCTCTAGCTCGATCATACAAGGCCATTGAATTTTCTAATTTGCAGGCCTCAGCATACCCTTGAATGATCTCACTGAATACTCCACTTTCATCGGAACAGACTCCTCTTGCATCTGGTGATAGAAGCAACGATTCAGCATCACCAAGCATCCGAGCTTGAATAAGCATCGGGATCATGATTTCATAAGATCTTGGGAGATGTTTGAACTCTCTACTCTGCTTCTCAGCCCACCTGAACAACTTCCAGAGAAATCCAACCTTGTCTAAATTGACATCGGGGCCAAAACCAAGTAATATTTCAAGGAAACCTTCGGGTTTCAGTGCCGAAACTCGCCAGAAACGGCGGGTGGTTTCTGGGGACAGGTTCCCATATAGCttgagaagatcttgcaaagaaGTTTTCTCCATCAAGGTGTCAACTTTCGTCTCCCAAATGAACGAACACCTAGAAATAACCGATTTCCCGACACCAAAAAACGATTTGGAAGCGAAATTTACATGGTCTTCGCCCCTAATCTCATCTCCGGAAGCCGAAATCGACCCAGATTTCTCAGCAGAACATGGAATCGATGCACCGGAGAAGGGAATCGCCCTACCAGCTAATAAAGGGAATGGAATAGAATGGTTTTCCAAGCCAAAGGTGCGGCCTTTGAGAGGAAACACGGGGTAAGGAAAGGATGGGCGAAGAAGATCAGAAGACGAAGACAAGTTTTGAAGCAAATTGTGGATGAAAGACGCTCGGAGTTTCTTCACCATCTAGGCGTAGTCGCGGCGCCGGAAACCATGGAACCGAAGGCGCTTCAGGGAGTGGGTGATAGGGACGAAGGGGGTGTGGGGAGTGGAAGCGGAGGAGAGAAGTTGCTGGGCTGAAAACGGGTTGGGTCGGGCAGGGCATGCCTGAACCCGACCGACCCGGTTTCATTTGCAGGTCAAGGTTTGGGATCTGAACCCAACCCATTAGCTGATTGGGTCAGATATCCAATATACCAGAATCCAACCCGAAATGTTCAAGTTACCTGCCAAGTCCGGTTAGATTTCCGAGTCGGGTCCAGCATCTAAGACACTCTCTTATAACTAAAATATGGTAATTAATAGTTAAATATAAAATctataaaaatttattgaaaaataaaaaaaagccgCCTTACGTTTGAacaaaaacttttaattttatcTAAGTAATTGATCATTTACAAACTATAATCTTTGATATGATTCAGGATTATATGATCTAGGTTTTTGGGTTAGAGCAGATCGGGTTTGGGCTGGGttggatttattttttattaacataTGGGATAGATTAGGTTGGGTTAAATAATAGAGCATCCAGACCTAACCTAAATTTTAAGTGAACTAATTTTTGAACCCGACATAATTTACGAGTTTTTAAATATGAATTAGGCCAAGTTTAATTGGGTCAGGATCAGATTGTGTCATAGGTCAACCTGGCCATTTGCAACCCTGAGTGTTGGAGAGATTAGTTTATATTGGTACCAGATACTCATCCCTCAAAACACACAAAATTGTAGTTTTATAGCTTCATCCAATTTAGTCCAACACAACTAGAGGCCTCCATAGCAACAAAATTAGATCTGAAGTTTTATTGAGCCGAGTTTGGATTTATGTAGATGTATACCCAAGACCCGAACATAACCTAATTATATACGTAATATAACACATGTATATATACTtgcatatataaatacataatATGTTTATCTGTGTTTATCAACTATTTTCTAATCTtaggaggaaaaaaataaaataggttTTATTGAAACCATAGCCATCTTGTTGCACAAAAATTCTATCGATGTGGTTATACTCTTTTGAcattatatttattatgatttaaTATTTATACTTAACTTGATtattgtaggatcttctttattttttatgtcATCGATGCTTAGATATCagtactgttacgggggaaataagccgccatgctccacgtgaccggcacgcgcgcccaggaagactacggctgccctttgatccagcaatccgaccccgagtcggatatcctcggctccgcagcccgaccccgagtcggctgccctttgatccagcaatccgaccccgagtcggatatcctcggctccgcagcccgaccccgagtcggctgccctttgatccagcaatccgaccccgagtcggatatcctcggctccgcagcccgaccccgagtcggctgccctttgatccagcaatccgaccccgagtcggatatcctcggctccgcagcccgaccccgagtcggctgccctttgatccagcaatccgaccccgagtcggagatctcttgataacgacaggctattccccagaggcacgccgcggcctcctgctccactactccctgcaacggctgtatctgatgctgctccacgatctcctgcatcagccgtacaaagcgaagccccactatgccctgacgtggccgtacccggtgctgctccacgacgccctgtaacggccatgtcagtggccacaccatcgtgccccacgataacgaacccccctgagagaccccccagccaggtatatatgcggctggggggagaaaggggggaggtgagcaatatctcccagagcactctcttacttgcgattatcacctctcctcctcctccaatctcctctgacttgaccgtcggagggccatcaccaccctggtggtggtgcaaggcttgtttgcaggtttcttggcggaaggtggagcgcagccaacaccaaccaagacaactcagacggaaccccgttcacaccgcagtgccaatcgttcacggtttggaccaccagcaacagttggcgctagaaggagggcccgaatcttagaacgatcgtaatggcacggcgaggtggtcgtggagcttccaatgcttccggtcgcggagcctctcgcgcctccggccgagaggctgctgcgtccccaacgcactctcagcagcactccaccgccccttctcccattcagacggtcgaagctgctcagttcgaccagctagcccagcaggttcgcaccctcgcggaggcagtgcagaatctgcagggtgtgatctctcgggtgccgcaacgggctcaggagccgctgccccccgagcactcgcctcttcctcacaacccgcgctccttcctctcccatggagaggagcgccggcgcgaggaggattctcgagtacggtccattctgccaggaccttctcatcggagctgtgcggggtacgagaggcggacccgggcgcattctcagacaccccagtcctcgaggggcccgcactccagtcggtccccctcgcgccgctccttgtcccccacccaccggtcgcgctctctggaccggcgggtggacgatctccacagacaactccaggtcctgaagggccactccaaagatcccttcgctgacttggagatctcctcccagccggcgcttgcctcgaggatcctgcggaccccgaacccgccggggttcaaaatgccggcgatcgaaccctacgacggggcggcggacccgcgggaccacgtggagagtttcaggactcttatgctcctccatggagcatcggatccgctcctctgcaaggccttcccggcgaccctccgtggcccggcaagggcatggttcgccggcctggaggctaactccatccagtccttcgaccagttcacccgcttcttcatcagccatttcgccgttagtagcaggcggcgactggtctccgactccctctttgatgtccggcaaaacgagggagaaagcctgcgggattatctcacccgcttcaacaaggctacactggaggtccggaacctgagccaggaagtggctctctcagccctgaagcgtggcttccggaagggcagactcaccttctccctggacaaacgcctgccgcggagcttcccggagctgttatctcgggcaaaccagtatgcagacgccgaggaggcagcatcccaccggaacaaggaggccgccgaggcccctctaaagcccgggaagaaaaggcgaaaagaggcaccccagaggaggagcccgacgcctcaacgccggcgcagaagcccgtcaccagcaaggaaccacggcgccacacgccctcgttctccgcaccgacgcttcaaccggtacaccccactcctggccccccgggcccagatcctcatggaggtcaaggggcgggaggacctcccggtcccgaggcagatgaagaagatccctgggaggaggccttctcgggcgtactgtgagtaccaccgagaccacggccacgataccgaagactgcttccagcttcgggacgagatcgaggctctcattcgccgagggcgtctcggtcgatatgtaaacgaccgacgtcccccggcaggcCCGCGTCCGGTCggcccggcccctcaggagcctcgggagcagaatcgacccgttgcgggagtgatccacaccatcactgggggctgctctcggcccgtgaggaacgcagggggctcggcggaagcatcaggagtggccgtcgcgaagaggcagcgggtcggaaatgtaatcactttttgcgatgaagatgtaaagggggttcagactccccacgatgacgccatggtgatctctctcactatggcgaactatgatgtaaggcgtgttcttgtggatagtggaagctcagctgatattttgtattacgaggccttccaaaagatgagcttgtcccgacaattgttgcacaaaacatccacccccctcataggattcactggagacgctatctcggccgaaggtgtcattgagctgcctgtgactgcgggcgttgcacccgcagaagccacggtgcgactcgggttcttggtcgtccgtgtcccctcggcctacaacgctatcctcggacgacccggactgaacgcccttcgcgcggtggtttctacctaccatttgctcatgcggttccccacggcggccgggattggagaggtccgaggtgaccaaccaaccgcacggcagtgtttcctagcaactctcaaagggaagaagcccatggaggccctaagcgtcgagtcccttgacgccagagacgaagtggccttgcggcacggggagccggccgagggcgtaatcgaagttcccctcgaagaaggccgcccggaccgcacggtccgggtcggtgccaacctcgacttggaagctcggctccggttagtggaattcctccgagcca
It includes:
- the LOC103718825 gene encoding pentatricopeptide repeat-containing protein At5g15280, mitochondrial encodes the protein MVKKLRASFIHNLLQNLSSSSDLLRPSFPYPVFPLKGRTFGLENHSIPFPLLAGRAIPFSGASIPCSAEKSGSISASGDEIRGEDHVNFASKSFFGVGKSVISRCSFIWETKVDTLMEKTSLQDLLKLYGNLSPETTRRFWRVSALKPEGFLEILLGFGPDVNLDKVGFLWKLFRWAEKQSREFKHLPRSYEIMIPMLIQARMLGDAESLLLSPDARGVCSDESGVFSEIIQGYAEACKLENSMALYDRARDMGLVPSASCYHALLNLLIRMEKSESVVRVYKNMIDVGFGSHSDDRVLDFVIGELTKNGQILEAISILKQVNGSGTEASPMALSAIAEGFCKKKDFSDMIKFLEEREHIPENCICNKIISSVCSNLGTEEAWLFVQRLEALGFKADAVTFGIFICQSCREKKLRNAFVYLSECFSRGLKPSAYAYHALISGIFKQGLCKHAKYVFEDMLEKGLLSDLSTFRILLAGYCIHRKFDEVKQVIDEMNNHGIVSLAPSDDALSKTFKILGLDNLNVKVKRDNDLGLAKAEFFDSLGNGLYLETDIDEYDKSLTQILDSAMIPDFDSALIKECRRGNVEGALKVREEAVQWGQNLSVSGYFELLKTLCASPTHIEEAVSLTDEMPDSCDQLGCEALNLLKWALLKKGMTSDVKLILERLFRRGLLVDNDVYTALIMGFSKEGEINKLQHFWELAQRGMWLPEFKDTKVLVSFLCRWGLIKEVLELFDKMVENYPNLIRAIYSAFLKELCISGYTSVGCTLLEELLQRDLVFDQAVYVNLINGFLKEQNFAETLGIFDILLEKNITASAHVYQLIVPLLIRFGSVEKVMNLKQSLLSKKQQARVSIFGTMVSELCRTGKIKEATLQLQEMLINGILPDGNTLNALLQGYCQENNLRKAREILSVMVRTHINLSISGYRSLVRQMCAHGHLHGALSAKKLNLGKNPWELILCNILIFRLFQTGNSLLVESLLRNMHDKHINPDKNTYDFLVYGFLKCGDASTSVEALNTMIAKGLRPSNRSLRTIICHLCSNGKVDKALELSKEMECNVWKHGSVVQNVLAGRLLSCGRLCEAELLLDRMKQKDLIPNNIHYDLLIKQFCVHGGIKKAIDLLNVMLKKGNLPSDISYSSVIHRLCNCKAFDHALDFHAEMQYKNLAASEESSEALIFGLCAIGRTDDAKGILGKMLQYGSIPTYSMYNHVINRYYANNDLEKASEVLHEMQQAGYSPNFETHWSLISNLSSCSSNKDDNGKGFLARLLSGSSLPVKNCKDKGSSAFKYTSIVSYVL